From a region of the Lactuca sativa cultivar Salinas chromosome 4, Lsat_Salinas_v11, whole genome shotgun sequence genome:
- the LOC111908871 gene encoding extensin-like, whose amino-acid sequence MARRTKSPTPPGSENDKDDEEEEDHPESPRGNTTPKSPTPTDPIHNKIPTPPPSPKPTIAVSVPIDHPPTTSQPTISLPQTPPVTTIPISTSPFPPPIISQSTTTTIPDPTVEVNVSDTGATATTETPVITKHLSPINSTDSGATLGGENEEFDSTYFSPYQLPSDEDNDAPINRQHL is encoded by the coding sequence ATGGCGAGAAGAACTAAGAGTCCCACTCCTCCTGGCTCAGAAAATGACAaggatgatgaagaagaggaggatcATCCTGAATCACCGAGAGGCAATACAACTCCCAAATCCCCAACTCCAACCGACCCCATCCATAACAAAATTCCAACCCCACCTCCATCACCGAAACCAACAATTGCAGTTTCGGTTCCTATCGATCATCCACCTACTACTTCACAACCAACGATTTCTTTACCACAAACTCCACCAGTTACCACTATTCCAATTTCTACATCACCATTCCCACCTCCCATAATTTCACAATCAACCACCACTACTATTCCTGACCCAACAGTGgaagtcaacgtatctgatacgggggcaactGCTACAACCGAAACACCAGTCATCACTAAACATCTTTCACCTATCAACTCAACTGATTCTGGTGCCACTCTCGGTGGAGAAAATGAAGAATTTGACTCAACATACTTTAGTCCATATCAGCTTCCTTCTGATGAAGACAATGATGCTCCTATCAACCGCCAACATTTATAG